In Populus alba chromosome 1, ASM523922v2, whole genome shotgun sequence, a single window of DNA contains:
- the LOC118033808 gene encoding UDP-galactose/UDP-glucose transporter 2, whose amino-acid sequence MKGEDQARSLFGISLSDRPKWQQFLICSSGFFFGYLINGVCEEYVYNRLQFSYGWYFTFVQGFVYLVLIYLQGFTPKQMVNPWKTYWKLSAVLMGSHGLTKGSLAFLNYPAQIMFKSTKVLPVMVMGAFIPGLRRKYPFHEYISALLLVIGLILFTLADAQTSPNFSIIGVLMISGALIMDSLMGNLQEAIFTMNPDTTQIEVLFCSTVVGLPFLLPPMILTGELFKAWKSCAQHPYVYGVLVFEAMATFIGQISVLSLIAIFGAATTAMITTARKAVTLLLSYMIFTKPLTEQHGSGLLLIAMGIILKMVPIDYKPPGRSAPRNGKSHFKDEKSQADSRKGEGDEEKRPLV is encoded by the exons ATGAAGGGCGAGGATCAAGCGAGGTCTTtgtttgggatttctttatccgaTCGGCCTAAATGGCAACAGTTTCTTATTTGCTCTTCTGGGTTCTTCTTTGGCTATCTCATCAATGGCGTCTGCGAG GAATATGTGTATAatcggcttcaattcag CTATGGTTGGTATTTCACATTTGTACAAGGATTTGTGTACTTGGTGCTTATATACTTGCAGGGTTTTACCCCCAAGCAAATGGTGAATCCATGGAAAACTTATTGGAAACTCTCTGCTGTTCTTATGGGTTCTCATGGGCTGACTAAGGGGTCCCTGGCCTTTCTCAATTATCCAGCTCAAATCATGTTCAAATCCACCAAG GTACTGCCAGTTATGGTAATGGGCGCCTTTATTCCAGGATTGAGAAGAAAATATCCATTTCATGAATACATATCAGCCCTGCTTCTGGTCATCGGTCTGATCCTTTTCACCTTGGCAGATGCCCAAACATCGCCAAATTTTAGCATAATTGGTGTCCTGATGATTTCTGGTGCTTTAATTATGGATTCTTTAATGGGTAATTTGCAAGAAGCAATATTTACCATGAATCCGGACACCACTCAG ATCGAGGTGCTGTTCTGCTCTACAGTTGTTGGATTGCCTTTCTTGCTCCCTCCGATGATCCTGACTGGAGAGCTGTTTAAGGCTTGGAAATCTTGTGCTCAA CATCCTTACGTGTATGGGGTGTTAGTATTTGAAGCCATGGCCACATTCATTGGCCAAATTTCTGTTCTATCCCTCATTGCCATTTTTGGGGCTGCTACCACTGCCATG ATAACAACTGCTAGAAAAGCAGTTACCTTGTTGCTGTCATATATGATATTCACAAAGCCATTAACCGAGCAGCATGGATCAGGGCTGCTGCTCATCGCCATGGGAATTATATTGAAGATGGTTCCTATAGATTATAAACCCCCAGGTAGGAGTGCACCTAGAAATGGGAAGTCCCATTTTAAAGATGAGAAAAGTCAAGCAGATAGTAGGAAAGGTGAAGGAGATGAAGAAAAAAGGCCCTTAGTTTGA